Proteins encoded by one window of Salvia splendens isolate huo1 chromosome 7, SspV2, whole genome shotgun sequence:
- the LOC121811274 gene encoding ubiquinone biosynthesis O-methyltransferase, mitochondrial-like — translation MISKHILARARLLARPGGRSSQPLNKLQSRRYSAAPAVPASTPSTAANVPSKSSLNEDELKKFAAIAETWWEAEGPFKPLHAMNPTRLAFIRSTLCRHFGKDPCCSRPFEGLKFVDIGCGGGILSEPLARMGASVTGVDAVEKNIKIARLHADLDPTTSSIDYLCTTAEKLVEDHRKFDAVLALEVIEHVADPADFCKSLSALTENGGATLISTINRSMRAYATTIVVAEYLLHLLPAGTHDWSSFLTPEELVLILQRASVSVQEMAGFVYNPLTGRWSLSDDIVVNFIAYGLKEL, via the exons GCCGTTGAATAAGCTCCAAAGCCGGCGTTATTCGGCAGCTCCGGCCGTTCCGGCTTCTACTCCTTCAACGGCGGCTAATGTACCTTCAAAAAGCTCTTTGAATGaagatgagctgaagaagttcgCCGCCATTGCCGAGACATG GTGGGAAGCTGAAGGACCGTTCAAGCCGCTGCATGCGATGAATCCGACAAGGCTTGCGTTTATTAGGTCCACGTTGTGTCGACATTTTGG GAAGGATCCATGCTGTTCGAGGCCATTTGAAGGATTGAAATTTGTGGATATTGGTTGTGGAGGAGGGATTTTGTCTGAG CCTTTAGCACGCATGGGTGCAAGTGTTACAGGAGTTGATGCTGTGGAAAAGAATATCAAGATCGCCCGGCTTCATGCG GATTTGGATCCAACAACTTCCTCTATTGACTATCTTTGTACAACAGCTG AGAAATTGGTGGAAGATCATAGGAAATTTGATGCTGTACTTGCGCTAGAG GTAATCGAGCATGTGGCAGATCCTGCTGATTTCTGCAAATCGTTGTCAGCTTTGACTGAGAATGGTGGAGCTACTCTGATCTCAACTATAAATAGATCAATGAGAGCATATGCAACAACTATCGTTGTGGCAGAATATCTCTTGCATTTG CTACCAGCAGGGACGCATGACTGGTCGAGCTTTCTCACTCCAGAAGAGCTAGTCCTAATTCTTCAGCGAGCCTCAGTTTCT GTCCAAGAGATGGCTGGGTTTGTCTACAACCCCCTGACAGGGCGATGGTCTCTCTCTGACGATATCGTTGTAAATTTCATTGCATACGGGCTCAAAGAACTGTGA
- the LOC121811273 gene encoding protein trichome birefringence-like 43, translated as MGILALLLGIVIWKAEAKIAHKGCDIFSGEWVVDASYPYYLSSQCPFIEEQFDCRLKGRPDTDYTRYRWQPSAAGCLLPRLNGEEFLRKLKGKQMMFVGDSLSLNQWQSLTCMLHVLVPHAKYTTKTVQGLSTFTFHDYDVSLKFYRNAFLVDIKNEDRGRVLMLDSLSSSQIWGGMDYVIFDSWHWWLHTGRKQPWDWVVYGNTTVKDLDRMVAYEKALNTWAKWIDSNIDPTKTQVFFQGVSPDHDSCTGHTEPVKSPGSPHPAEVVLEKVLRATDKDVYLQKITGLSQLRIDGHPSVYGHGGHRDLDCTHWCLSGVPDIWNELLNASIN; from the exons ATGGGAATATTAGCATTGTTATTAGGCATAGTGATATGGAAGGCGGAGGCGAAAATAGCCCACAAAGGGTGCGATATATTCTCGGGTGAATGGGTTGTCGACGCCTCCTATCCGTACTACCTCTCCTCGCAGTGTCCGTTCATCGAAGAGCAGTTCGACTGCCGCCTCAAGGGCCGCCCCGACACCGACTACACCCGCTACCGGTGGCAGCCCTCCGCCGCCGGCTGCCTTCTGCCGCG GTTGAATGGTGAGgaatttttgagaaaattaaaggGCAAACAGATGATGTTTGTTGGAGATTCACTAAGTCTTAATCAGTGGCAATCTCTTACATGCATGCTCCATGTGCTTGTACCTCATGCTAAGTACACCACCAAGACCGTACAAGGCCTCTCTACTTTCACATTTCAT gattaCGATGTATCGCTAAAGTTCTACCGAAATGCATTCTTGGTGGATATTaagaatgaggatagagggaGGGTTCTAATGTTGGATTCACTAAGTTCAAGCCAAATTTGGGGAGGAATGGACTATGTTATTTTCGACTCTTGGCATTGGTGGCTACACACCGGCAGGAAACAACC TTGGGATTGGGTTGTGTACGGAAACACGACGGTGAAAGACCTCGACCGTatggttgcatatgagaaagcACTCAACACATGGGCCAAATGGATCGATTCCAACATTGATCCAACCAAAACTCAAGTATTCTTCCAGGGCGTTTCGCCTGATCACGACTC GTGCACGGGGCATACAGAACCAGTGAAAAGTCCAGGAAGCCCTCACCCAGCAGAGGTGGTGCTGGAGAAAGTTCTGAGAGCAACGGACAAAGATGTCTATTTACAGAAGATCACAGGATTATCACAGTTGAGAATTGATGGACATCCATCTGTTTATGGGCATGGAGGCCATAGGGATTTGGACTGCACCCATTGGTGTCTAAGTGGAGTTCCTGACATTTGGAATGAACTCTTAAATGCCTCTATTAATTAG